One genomic window of Biomphalaria glabrata chromosome 9, xgBioGlab47.1, whole genome shotgun sequence includes the following:
- the LOC106068359 gene encoding uncharacterized protein LOC106068359 — translation MDSSDTSAVSRRKPGLMPLDDYVAPPHYDPAIIELEKAIDLAEKSGVIPELVESLKRTRELIGQRDEFTVFCTSSESPTCKDIYDKTCTHDWRKVFDEGRTTWNLSPVMMTGQLEGQFLKSIVSIQKAKKILDIGMFTGYSALSLAEALPEDGEMWTIDFDEYLKTFVQNITQSSPHGQKIKYLIGNALEILEKLRQDGQIFDIVFLDAAKVEYKDYLEYAFEKNLLAPRGTVLVDNSYQFGESYSEEETISKKFAKRVAFDTSLHSVLVPIRDGIMVIRRVVDVEGGVTESSN, via the exons TGAGCAGAAGAAAACCTGGGTTGATGCCCTTGGATGATTACGTCGCTCCGCCTCACTATGACCCTGCCATTATCGAGCTTGAAAAAGCGATTGACCTGGCCGAGAAATCCGGGGTCATTCCCGAGCTGGTGGAGTCCCTAAAACGTACCAGAGAGCTGATAGGGCAGAGAGACGAGTTCACTGTGTTCTGTACCTCAAGTGAGAGTCCAACTTGCAAAGACATCTACGACAAAACCTGCACCCACGACTGGAGGAAAGTGTTCGATGAAGGGAGAACAACCTGGAATCTCTCACCTGTTATGATGACAGGTCAACTTGAAG GTCAGTTTTTAAAGTCCATTGTTAGTATACAGAAAGCAAAGAAGATTTTGGACATTGGCATGTTTACGGGATACAGCGCACTGTCATTAGCAGAAGCTCTGCCAG AGGATGGCGAAATGTGGACCATAGATTTTGATGAATATCTCAAGACTTTTGTACAAAACATAACACAATCATCACCCCATGGACAAAAGATCAAATACTTAATTG GTAATGCATTAGAGATTCTTGAGAAGCTGCGACAGGATGGGCAAATATTCGACATCGTTTTTCTAGATGCAGCTAAAGTTGAATATAAAGATTATTTGGAG tatgCTTTTGAGAAGAATCTTTTGGCACCGAGAGGGACTGTACTAGTGGACAACTCCTATCAGTTTGGCGAAAGCTACTCAGAAGAAGAGACGATTTCTAAAAAGTTTGCCAAGAGAGTAGCTTTTGATACGTCCTTACACTCA GTTTTGGTGCCAATTAGAGATGGAATAATGGTTATCCGTAGGGTGGTTGATGTTGAAGGCGGTGTAACAGAATCCAGCaactag